The Dethiosulfovibrio peptidovorans DSM 11002 genome has a window encoding:
- a CDS encoding hydratase has translation MISLVDRPVYLFNGDVLCERSEKVGKTEVESLMSKAGLAPDANALPTVPGTGTMAYGIIDSHDTSDGKGGLRLCFDKLTSHDITYVGVVQTAIACGLTEFPVPYVLTNCHNSLCAVGGTINEDDHVFGLSACRKFGGEYVPAHVAVIHQYMREMMAESGAMILGTDSHTRYGALGTLAVGEGGPELVKQLLGRTYDMARPGVVCIYLKGAPSPGVGPQDVALAIIGTVFENGFVKNKAMEFVGPGVGSLSVDFRLGIDVMTTETACWSSIWRTDEAIKEFYGVHGRPEAYKRIDPDDVALYDGAVVVDLDKVEPMIALPYHPSNAVTIREFVENPVDMIEAVETETAKVMENSSLRLGLMDKVVDGRFTVDQGIIAGCSGGTFENVVAASQILDGADTGAGKFSLSVYPASQPVNMELVSNGSIGKLMAAGAIVKTAFCGPCFGAGDTPCHRGFSIRHTTRNFPNREGSKPGDGQISAVALMDSRSIAATAANGGILTPGTEFADRLEPVPYRFDGEVYGKRVYRGVGRPHPEEELVYGPNIKPWPEISPLPEDQLLLMAAVIDDPVTTTDELIPSGETSSLRSNPMKLAEFTLSRKEPRFVGRAKVAQALEDCRKKSVADGTPLPDDLAEILSLVGEHVDVGRIGLGSAVFAVKPGDGSAREQAASSQKMLGGQANVAVEYATKRYRSNLINWGMIPYVVEHEEQGKFRAEDWLYVPGIRKAVQEGSTEIQAYVLRDHERVPVALKLTDLEKEDRDIILSGCLMNYYRDCSDR, from the coding sequence TTGATTTCCCTGGTGGATAGACCGGTATATCTTTTCAACGGCGATGTGCTTTGCGAGAGGTCGGAGAAGGTAGGAAAAACCGAGGTGGAGAGCCTCATGTCGAAGGCGGGGCTGGCGCCTGATGCGAATGCTCTGCCGACCGTGCCGGGAACCGGGACCATGGCCTACGGCATCATCGACTCTCACGACACGAGCGATGGAAAGGGCGGCCTGCGGCTTTGCTTCGATAAGCTGACCTCTCACGACATCACCTACGTGGGGGTGGTTCAGACCGCCATAGCCTGCGGACTGACCGAGTTTCCCGTTCCCTACGTCCTTACCAACTGTCACAACAGCCTGTGCGCCGTGGGGGGGACCATCAACGAGGACGACCACGTTTTCGGCCTCTCCGCTTGCAGAAAGTTCGGAGGCGAATACGTCCCCGCCCACGTGGCGGTGATCCATCAGTACATGAGGGAGATGATGGCCGAGAGCGGGGCCATGATCCTTGGGACCGACAGCCACACCCGCTATGGGGCTCTCGGGACTCTGGCAGTCGGTGAAGGTGGCCCGGAGCTGGTCAAGCAGCTTTTAGGTCGAACCTACGACATGGCTCGGCCCGGCGTGGTGTGTATATATCTGAAAGGCGCTCCCAGTCCCGGCGTCGGACCTCAGGACGTCGCCCTTGCCATCATAGGAACGGTCTTCGAGAACGGTTTCGTAAAGAACAAGGCCATGGAGTTCGTCGGGCCCGGCGTCGGTTCTCTGAGCGTCGATTTTAGGCTGGGTATCGATGTCATGACCACCGAGACAGCCTGTTGGAGCTCCATATGGCGTACCGACGAGGCCATAAAGGAGTTTTACGGCGTACACGGTCGTCCTGAAGCCTATAAAAGGATCGATCCGGACGACGTGGCCCTCTACGACGGAGCCGTGGTGGTGGATCTGGACAAGGTGGAACCGATGATAGCCCTGCCTTATCACCCGAGCAACGCCGTTACCATAAGAGAGTTCGTCGAGAACCCCGTGGATATGATAGAGGCCGTCGAGACGGAGACCGCCAAGGTGATGGAGAACAGCTCGCTGAGGCTGGGGCTCATGGATAAGGTTGTGGACGGTCGTTTCACCGTGGATCAGGGAATCATAGCGGGGTGCTCCGGAGGAACCTTCGAGAACGTCGTCGCCGCATCGCAGATATTGGACGGAGCCGATACCGGGGCCGGTAAGTTTTCTCTGAGCGTCTACCCGGCCAGCCAGCCGGTTAACATGGAACTGGTGTCCAACGGTTCCATCGGAAAGCTAATGGCCGCCGGTGCCATAGTGAAGACAGCCTTCTGCGGACCCTGTTTCGGGGCGGGAGATACTCCCTGTCACAGAGGCTTCAGCATCCGTCACACGACCAGAAACTTCCCCAACCGTGAGGGCTCAAAGCCGGGAGATGGACAGATATCGGCGGTGGCTCTCATGGACTCTCGCTCCATAGCGGCCACGGCGGCAAACGGCGGAATTCTGACCCCCGGAACGGAGTTTGCCGACAGACTCGAGCCCGTTCCCTACCGTTTCGACGGCGAAGTCTACGGCAAAAGAGTCTATCGCGGCGTGGGCAGGCCCCATCCCGAGGAAGAATTGGTCTACGGGCCCAACATAAAGCCCTGGCCGGAGATATCGCCTCTTCCAGAGGATCAGCTGCTTTTGATGGCTGCCGTTATAGACGATCCCGTCACCACTACCGACGAGCTGATTCCGTCCGGCGAGACGTCGTCGCTTCGTTCCAACCCGATGAAGCTGGCCGAGTTCACCCTCTCCAGAAAGGAGCCCCGTTTCGTAGGCCGGGCCAAGGTGGCTCAGGCCCTGGAGGATTGTCGCAAAAAGTCTGTCGCTGACGGAACTCCCCTGCCCGACGATCTTGCCGAGATACTATCTCTGGTGGGAGAGCATGTCGATGTCGGAAGGATCGGTCTCGGGTCGGCGGTATTCGCCGTGAAGCCCGGCGACGGTTCCGCCAGGGAACAGGCGGCTTCGTCTCAGAAGATGCTGGGAGGTCAGGCCAACGTGGCGGTGGAGTACGCCACCAAAAGGTATCGCAGCAACCTCATAAACTGGGGAATGATCCCCTACGTGGTCGAGCATGAGGAACAGGGCAAATTCCGTGCCGAGGACTGGCTTTACGTGCCGGGAATCCGAAAGGCTGTGCAAGAGGGCTCCACCGAGATCCAGGCGTACGTTCTGAGGGATCACGAGAGGGTCCCAGTGGCATTGAAACTGACGGATTTGGAGAAGGAGGACAGGGATATAATTCTGTCCGGATGCCTGATGAACTACTACAGAGACTGTTCGGACAGATAG
- a CDS encoding LysR family transcriptional regulator: protein MDEKDWLLVEALWKERNVTQAAKRLYMSQPAVTRRIQHMEREFGCRILIRRGRGVDLTPHGERLVNYARKSLKDLRDLKDSLDGDDYGVRGTLRIGCANIFAKYRLPDLLKSFCGKYPDVEVKVRTGHSQRVYDMLLSDEAQLIIARGDFKWPELSYSMDDDGLYYVVSSEPLKMDRLPEMPRIHNRTDGPLETDIRNWWQSRYSVPPTVSMEVDTVDICLQMVRKGLGYAILSGLCLEEATELHGEMLVFPDGNPLRRDTRLYCRENAVGLKALAAFMEFVKGEVAFKPSLAR from the coding sequence GTGGACGAAAAGGATTGGCTTCTTGTAGAGGCGCTATGGAAGGAGAGGAACGTCACCCAGGCGGCAAAGAGACTGTATATGTCTCAACCCGCCGTGACCAGGAGGATACAGCATATGGAGAGAGAGTTCGGCTGCCGCATCCTGATCAGAAGAGGCCGGGGGGTGGATCTGACCCCTCATGGAGAGAGATTGGTGAACTACGCCAGAAAATCACTGAAAGATCTGAGAGACCTCAAGGACTCCTTGGACGGCGACGACTACGGAGTCAGAGGGACGCTTCGCATAGGATGCGCCAATATCTTCGCCAAATACAGGCTTCCGGACCTGCTGAAGTCCTTTTGCGGCAAATACCCCGACGTGGAGGTAAAGGTTCGAACCGGCCACAGCCAGAGGGTTTACGACATGCTGTTGTCTGACGAGGCTCAACTGATAATCGCCAGGGGAGATTTCAAGTGGCCGGAACTCAGCTATTCGATGGACGACGACGGCCTCTATTACGTCGTAAGCTCCGAACCGCTGAAAATGGACAGACTGCCGGAGATGCCGAGAATCCACAACCGCACCGACGGACCGCTGGAGACCGACATAAGAAACTGGTGGCAAAGTCGCTACTCCGTCCCTCCCACCGTTTCCATGGAGGTGGACACCGTCGATATATGCCTACAGATGGTCAGGAAAGGGCTGGGATATGCAATACTTTCCGGTCTCTGCCTGGAGGAGGCGACGGAACTCCACGGAGAAATGCTGGTGTTCCCCGACGGGAATCCGCTCCGGAGAGACACCAGATTGTATTGCCGGGAGAACGCCGTAGGACTCAAGGCCCTGGCGGCCTTCATGGAATTCGTCAAGGGCGAGGTAGCGTTTAAACCCTCCCTCGCCCGGTAG
- a CDS encoding sensor domain-containing diguanylate cyclase yields the protein MTSRRRSSLRNGILTIVMASFAVLSLIYGILLELAIDDYRESRIADHDRYTAIVRRNLTYELDHIMELSTNLSRPRDIVESIEESDNEVLSDWGKAFTKTVGSVVFTDLDGVVIARAPDEFRFADSLSSDIYFEEAEKNGVFLGIAPVDGRDSFVACRPVLKYDDVPVGYLVVSKAITPSFLETLLPQDNMKLTFSEEMDSDLSREDDASQYPHRIIEVGGGFFSLDFLPSPEYRELLWLQYSLILAFLAVTGGTVFFLLFFLRRRFDPYTRMVGALVDYSERKTDLDGLLDVMSEISSGASDEISYICEALKDMILVLKDKMENIQSYSDRLEYLANRDSLTGLWNRRKMDQILLSETERSSRYGSSLSVVMVDIDHFKNVNDNFGHEVGDTVLSSIAALMKNCTRAGDSVGRWGGEEFLVVLPETDVKGALEYAERMRSAVEDNVFHDDIRITSSFGVTQYRSGEPVNEFVARADEALYDAKEKGRNRVEIC from the coding sequence GTGACCTCTAGGAGAAGGTCCTCTCTTAGAAACGGTATCTTGACCATAGTCATGGCCTCTTTTGCCGTCTTAAGCCTGATCTACGGCATTTTGCTGGAGTTGGCGATAGATGACTATAGAGAGTCTAGAATCGCCGATCATGACAGATATACTGCCATAGTGCGCAGGAATCTGACCTACGAGCTCGATCATATTATGGAGTTATCCACCAATTTGTCCCGTCCCAGAGATATCGTGGAGTCCATCGAGGAATCGGATAACGAGGTGCTGTCAGACTGGGGCAAGGCTTTCACTAAGACCGTCGGTTCCGTGGTCTTCACCGACTTGGACGGGGTTGTCATCGCCAGGGCTCCCGACGAGTTCAGATTTGCCGATTCGCTTTCCTCCGATATCTACTTCGAGGAGGCAGAGAAGAATGGGGTCTTCTTAGGGATAGCTCCAGTGGATGGGAGGGATAGCTTCGTCGCCTGTCGTCCCGTGCTTAAATACGACGATGTGCCTGTTGGATATCTGGTCGTGTCCAAAGCGATAACTCCCTCTTTTCTGGAAACGCTGCTCCCGCAGGACAACATGAAATTGACCTTCTCCGAAGAGATGGATTCCGATCTATCCCGGGAAGATGACGCTTCTCAGTATCCCCATCGTATTATAGAGGTAGGAGGGGGGTTCTTCTCCCTCGACTTTTTGCCCAGTCCCGAATATAGGGAACTGCTGTGGCTTCAGTACAGCTTGATACTCGCCTTTCTGGCCGTGACCGGAGGAACCGTTTTTTTTCTGCTGTTCTTCCTTAGAAGGCGATTCGATCCCTATACCAGAATGGTAGGCGCCTTAGTCGATTATTCGGAGAGGAAGACCGACCTGGACGGGCTGCTGGACGTGATGTCCGAGATATCCTCGGGGGCGTCCGATGAGATCTCCTATATATGCGAGGCGCTGAAGGACATGATACTGGTACTGAAGGATAAGATGGAAAACATCCAGTCCTACAGCGACAGGTTGGAATATCTGGCCAACAGGGATTCCCTTACGGGGCTCTGGAACCGCCGGAAGATGGACCAGATTCTTCTTTCAGAGACGGAGAGGTCCAGCCGCTACGGATCGTCTCTCTCCGTCGTGATGGTGGATATAGACCACTTTAAAAATGTCAACGACAATTTTGGTCATGAGGTAGGGGATACTGTGTTGAGCTCCATCGCGGCTCTGATGAAGAACTGTACCCGTGCAGGCGACTCTGTCGGAAGGTGGGGTGGGGAGGAGTTTTTGGTGGTTCTGCCGGAGACCGACGTCAAAGGCGCCCTGGAGTACGCCGAGAGGATGAGGAGTGCCGTAGAGGACAATGTATTCCACGACGACATAAGGATAACCTCCAGCTTCGGGGTCACCCAGTATAGGAGCGGCGAACCGGTAAACGAGTTCGTGGCCAGGGCGGACGAGGCACTCTACGACGCCAAGGAAAAAGGCAGAAACAGAGTCGAAATCTGCTGA
- a CDS encoding sulfite exporter TauE/SafE family protein, with translation MHLDSFQILAIALSGLIAGLSKSALPGTAILMVPLMASAFPAKLSVGLSLPILIAADIVSAPSYRFEAAKERRLILTLLAGAVVGIGLGCLLMERLDGELFRSVIGWVVLSMLGLRILSSRRKKEGSTFEGMRPSLRFLFGLAAGTATALANVAGPIISLHMIMSGLPKRRFIAASVWFFLVANVLKVPFYWSIGIINPDTLKANLIAMPFVALGVWSGLKLVGRIKQNLFIMVVTALTFVAAIRLILS, from the coding sequence TTGCATTTAGATAGCTTTCAGATATTGGCGATCGCCCTGTCGGGGCTGATAGCGGGGCTTTCCAAGTCGGCTCTGCCCGGGACGGCCATTCTCATGGTCCCGCTCATGGCATCGGCCTTCCCGGCCAAATTGTCGGTCGGGCTGTCTCTGCCCATTCTTATAGCAGCGGACATCGTCTCCGCCCCGAGCTACAGGTTCGAGGCCGCCAAGGAGAGAAGACTGATCCTCACCCTTCTGGCGGGGGCGGTCGTAGGGATCGGACTGGGATGCCTTTTGATGGAGAGGCTAGACGGGGAGTTGTTTCGATCCGTCATAGGCTGGGTGGTTCTGTCCATGCTTGGGCTGAGGATTCTGTCGTCACGGCGGAAAAAGGAAGGATCCACCTTCGAGGGGATGAGACCCTCCCTAAGGTTTCTTTTCGGGCTCGCCGCCGGTACCGCGACTGCCCTGGCCAACGTAGCGGGACCGATCATATCTCTCCACATGATAATGTCCGGCTTGCCTAAACGACGTTTCATAGCCGCAAGCGTTTGGTTCTTCCTGGTGGCCAACGTCCTCAAAGTCCCGTTCTATTGGTCCATCGGGATCATAAACCCGGACACACTGAAGGCTAATCTTATCGCCATGCCCTTCGTCGCCCTAGGGGTCTGGTCGGGGCTGAAATTGGTGGGAAGAATAAAGCAGAATCTCTTCATAATGGTCGTGACGGCACTGACCTTCGTCGCGGCGATACGCCTCATACTTAGCTGA
- a CDS encoding uroporphyrinogen decarboxylase family protein — MKGCPVSKNGAMPDEIGSRYPFPQVHRDGELMAQVAEELMRLEGDIYCSVPFCSTVEAEAFGAQVRMGDHRTTPLIPKCPWDDPDMIPKEIPSPDSGRMGEVMKAVSILRGKGLPVILKISGPFSTLMGLLDPKVLFRTARKDPDRIEIVLKGISAYSLSCAKEAARRDISIISLAEPSATPDLLGPKRFEKLVSPALTRLLREMDRLDGPWSGFLCGRLSSSMEEIGAISGHTAEMGSGRYGDHLETLRTRGIRWFGGGCVAQTPADACRIRTMDVTD, encoded by the coding sequence ATGAAGGGCTGCCCTGTGTCGAAGAACGGAGCCATGCCGGACGAGATAGGCTCCCGCTATCCCTTTCCCCAGGTACACCGCGACGGGGAGCTCATGGCCCAGGTGGCGGAGGAATTGATGCGATTAGAAGGAGACATCTACTGTTCCGTGCCTTTCTGTTCCACCGTGGAGGCCGAGGCCTTCGGGGCGCAGGTAAGGATGGGGGACCACAGGACCACCCCTCTCATACCCAAGTGTCCCTGGGACGACCCCGACATGATCCCGAAGGAGATTCCATCGCCTGACTCCGGCAGGATGGGTGAGGTCATGAAGGCGGTGTCCATACTGAGGGGAAAAGGTCTTCCCGTCATATTGAAGATATCCGGGCCCTTCTCCACCCTGATGGGGCTGCTGGATCCCAAGGTTTTGTTTCGAACCGCCAGAAAAGATCCCGACAGAATAGAGATCGTTCTGAAAGGAATATCGGCCTACTCTCTCTCCTGTGCAAAGGAGGCGGCGAGACGGGATATCTCGATAATCTCCCTGGCGGAGCCCTCCGCCACCCCCGACCTTCTAGGCCCGAAACGGTTCGAAAAGCTGGTCTCCCCTGCTTTGACCAGACTGTTGAGGGAGATGGACCGATTGGACGGACCGTGGAGCGGTTTTCTGTGCGGACGGCTCTCGTCGTCCATGGAAGAGATAGGGGCCATATCGGGACATACCGCGGAGATGGGATCGGGAAGATACGGAGATCACCTCGAGACCCTCAGAACTCGGGGGATCCGGTGGTTCGGAGGGGGCTGCGTGGCCCAGACTCCCGCCGACGCCTGTAGAATACGGACCATGGACGTGACGGACTAA
- a CDS encoding ASKHA domain-containing protein, which yields MTSRITIDGDKVLEFSPGPTLLEILREGGVKTEAPCGGKGICGKCRVTLKGDGGPVTDEERTFLSSEDIAEGVRLSCLCRPVGDVAVSLSDQEEKGSAILTDGNRPDFEICPAIGAVPISIPRPEIRDGMSLLDHLESVTGPLKPDASLVRRIPQAFRSKEVTAVFHKDSLIDLIPKRDPELYGLAVDVGTTTVVVSLISLKTGDTVGSASEINPQKDFGLDVISRIERCETFPTGLEDLHDAIISCLDRLVDKVCFDKGTSRKRIYEMAIGSNATMTSLLLGVHPWSLGRAPFSPVLRRGMTVPSVDLGVELAPGARAYVLPGVSAYIGSDIVAGMVATELMEDRGIRLFIDIGTNGEIVLSDRGRLSACSCAAGPALEGMNISCGMRASDGAVESVRLNESFAELGVIGGGMPRGLCGSAILDVLSEVVRLEMVGKTGRLKPGPMITEENGKRALVLRERDPRLTVTQGDLRQVQLARGAILSGFISLLEANDLTMADIDQVLVAGQFGRHLSIDSLTGSGLIPMELKERITYCGNTSGAGAAMCLLSRKARDDAERISDMVDYVELSVLESYDRLFSRCLQFEVSR from the coding sequence ATGACGTCGAGGATTACCATCGATGGAGACAAGGTCCTGGAGTTCTCTCCGGGGCCTACCCTGTTGGAGATACTGAGAGAAGGCGGAGTCAAGACAGAGGCTCCCTGCGGAGGCAAGGGAATCTGCGGAAAATGCCGGGTCACCCTGAAAGGAGACGGAGGCCCCGTGACGGACGAGGAGAGGACCTTTCTCTCGTCGGAGGACATCGCAGAGGGAGTTCGACTGTCCTGCCTGTGCCGCCCGGTCGGCGACGTCGCTGTGTCCCTGTCCGATCAGGAGGAAAAGGGTTCGGCCATCCTCACGGACGGGAACCGCCCGGATTTCGAGATATGCCCCGCCATAGGCGCCGTGCCTATATCGATACCGAGACCGGAGATAAGAGACGGAATGTCCCTTCTGGACCATCTCGAATCGGTAACAGGGCCGCTTAAACCGGACGCATCTCTGGTCAGGAGGATTCCCCAGGCGTTCAGATCGAAGGAAGTAACCGCGGTCTTCCACAAAGACAGCCTGATAGACCTGATACCGAAGAGAGACCCCGAGCTTTACGGACTGGCGGTTGATGTAGGTACCACGACGGTGGTCGTGTCGTTGATATCCTTGAAGACCGGGGATACCGTCGGATCCGCCAGCGAGATAAACCCCCAGAAGGACTTCGGCCTGGACGTGATCTCCCGAATAGAGAGATGCGAGACCTTTCCTACCGGTCTGGAGGACCTCCATGACGCCATAATCTCCTGCCTGGACCGCCTCGTGGACAAAGTCTGTTTCGATAAAGGGACCTCCAGGAAAAGAATATACGAGATGGCGATCGGCAGCAACGCCACCATGACCTCTCTGCTGCTGGGGGTCCATCCCTGGTCACTGGGCAGGGCTCCTTTCAGCCCTGTTCTTCGAAGGGGGATGACCGTACCCTCGGTAGACCTGGGGGTAGAATTGGCTCCGGGAGCCAGGGCCTACGTCCTGCCCGGAGTCTCAGCCTACATTGGCTCCGATATAGTGGCTGGAATGGTGGCTACCGAGCTGATGGAAGACCGGGGCATCAGGCTCTTCATAGACATAGGCACGAACGGTGAGATCGTCCTGTCCGACCGGGGCAGGCTCAGCGCCTGTTCTTGCGCCGCCGGGCCCGCTCTGGAAGGGATGAACATAAGCTGCGGCATGAGGGCATCGGACGGAGCGGTGGAGTCGGTTCGCCTGAACGAATCCTTCGCCGAACTGGGAGTCATAGGCGGAGGAATGCCCAGAGGGCTATGCGGCAGCGCCATACTGGACGTGTTATCCGAGGTGGTCCGTCTTGAGATGGTGGGCAAGACGGGGAGACTGAAACCGGGGCCCATGATCACAGAGGAAAACGGGAAAAGGGCGTTGGTCCTGAGAGAGAGGGATCCGAGGCTCACCGTGACCCAGGGCGACCTTAGACAGGTTCAGCTGGCGAGAGGGGCCATACTCTCCGGATTCATATCCCTTCTGGAGGCCAACGACCTGACAATGGCCGACATAGATCAGGTCCTGGTAGCGGGACAGTTCGGACGCCATCTGAGCATCGACAGCCTGACGGGGTCGGGGCTCATACCGATGGAACTAAAGGAACGAATAACCTATTGCGGCAACACCTCCGGAGCTGGAGCCGCCATGTGCCTGCTTTCCAGGAAAGCCAGAGACGACGCAGAGAGGATTTCCGACATGGTGGACTACGTCGAGCTATCCGTGCTGGAGAGTTACGACCGTCTCTTCTCCAGATGTCTCCAGTTCGAGGTATCGAGATGA
- a CDS encoding uroporphyrinogen decarboxylase family protein has translation MTTDMTELKRLVGALKRESLDRPPCICPGGMMNMIVEDVMDLTDSTWPEAHLDGEAMAELAAGQPENGGFENYGVPFCMTVEAEAMGAPVSMGDRIHEPRVIGYVMSNSGDMNSLKEMDLSSERTAQVCRAISLLKKRNGDIPVIANLTGPISLATSLVDPSLFYKDMRKSPEKVQILMDFVVEQLVRFGKAQVEAGADVLTISDPSGTGEILGPKAFERWAIPALNGILDRLSTSVKGTIVHICGRLGGVAHLLDDIRSDCISFDSITSAKELALRLSTKSLMGNVSTLAIETASPEHLKRMAKVCMDQGIDILAPACGIGAGTALSQVRTLVDSAKERKSS, from the coding sequence ATGACGACTGATATGACCGAGCTAAAAAGGCTGGTCGGGGCCCTGAAGAGGGAGTCGTTAGACCGCCCTCCCTGCATATGCCCCGGCGGAATGATGAACATGATCGTAGAGGACGTTATGGACCTGACCGACAGTACCTGGCCCGAGGCACACCTCGACGGAGAGGCCATGGCCGAGCTGGCGGCGGGACAGCCGGAGAACGGAGGGTTCGAGAACTACGGGGTTCCATTCTGCATGACAGTAGAGGCCGAAGCCATGGGGGCGCCTGTATCGATGGGAGACAGGATCCACGAACCGAGGGTTATCGGATACGTCATGTCGAACTCCGGCGACATGAACAGTTTAAAGGAGATGGACCTATCCTCCGAACGTACGGCCCAGGTATGTAGGGCGATTTCCCTCCTGAAAAAAAGAAACGGCGACATACCGGTAATAGCCAACCTAACCGGTCCGATAAGCCTTGCCACATCGCTCGTGGATCCCTCGCTTTTCTATAAGGATATGAGAAAGAGCCCGGAGAAAGTCCAGATTCTGATGGATTTCGTGGTGGAACAGCTCGTTCGATTCGGAAAAGCCCAGGTCGAGGCGGGAGCGGACGTCCTCACCATATCGGACCCAAGCGGAACGGGAGAGATCCTGGGACCTAAGGCATTCGAAAGATGGGCAATCCCCGCTCTCAACGGCATACTGGACCGACTCTCCACCTCCGTAAAGGGCACCATAGTACATATATGCGGACGTCTCGGCGGAGTGGCCCATCTTCTGGACGACATAAGGAGCGACTGCATCAGTTTCGATTCCATAACCTCCGCCAAAGAGTTGGCCCTCAGGTTGAGCACTAAATCCCTTATGGGAAACGTGAGCACCCTTGCCATAGAGACGGCCTCTCCAGAACATCTGAAACGGATGGCGAAGGTGTGCATGGACCAGGGAATCGATATTCTGGCCCCCGCCTGCGGCATTGGAGCGGGGACGGCACTTAGCCAGGTACGGACTCTGGTGGATAGCGCAAAGGAAAGGAAGTCTTCATGA
- a CDS encoding uroporphyrinogen decarboxylase family protein, with translation MSQFKDLMTPLERARAMSAGQPVDRLQCNPNLSNGIARISGCRISEFNHDPRALADAVIATHRRFGGDGAKVFTDLFTVAEAMGAKIKFPDDDTADLLEPAIDDVSRIDELEPIDPEKACRIPTHLKAMEMVVDEISSEVPCTALVVGPFTTAFFLIGVEKMTRLMVRDPQSVDRLCQVSLESTLRYVDAAASRGMGISIAEPLSSCTVVSPKHFRRYAAPVVGKLLNHIKDKGMGTSMHICGKTDGIWEDLADMGLNALSIDNVVPLPGCVSKVGDRMKIMGKVDPSSVMFAGTREEVRKACLSDIRDAYRSPKGFALMSGCGLPVETPIRNIDAMMDATRELGWPITEEKLEKALAIDRYDD, from the coding sequence ATGTCGCAGTTTAAGGATTTAATGACCCCGCTGGAACGTGCCAGGGCCATGTCAGCGGGACAGCCGGTGGACCGGTTACAGTGTAACCCCAACCTCTCCAACGGGATCGCCCGCATATCGGGATGCAGGATATCCGAGTTCAACCACGACCCGAGAGCCCTGGCCGACGCCGTCATCGCCACCCACAGGAGATTCGGAGGCGACGGAGCCAAGGTGTTCACCGACCTCTTCACCGTCGCCGAGGCTATGGGAGCCAAGATCAAGTTTCCCGACGACGACACGGCGGACCTATTGGAACCTGCCATAGACGACGTCTCCAGGATCGACGAGCTGGAGCCTATAGATCCGGAGAAGGCCTGTAGAATTCCGACCCACCTGAAGGCGATGGAGATGGTAGTGGACGAAATAAGCTCCGAGGTCCCCTGCACCGCCTTGGTGGTCGGCCCCTTCACCACCGCCTTCTTTCTGATAGGTGTAGAGAAAATGACGAGACTGATGGTGCGAGATCCCCAGTCGGTGGATAGGCTATGTCAGGTCTCGCTGGAAAGCACACTGCGCTACGTAGACGCCGCCGCCTCCAGAGGCATGGGGATATCCATAGCAGAGCCTCTCTCATCCTGTACCGTCGTCAGCCCCAAACACTTCAGACGCTACGCCGCTCCAGTGGTAGGAAAACTGCTGAACCACATCAAGGACAAGGGCATGGGCACATCGATGCACATCTGCGGCAAGACCGACGGGATCTGGGAGGATCTGGCCGACATGGGTCTAAACGCCCTCAGCATCGACAACGTGGTCCCCCTACCGGGTTGCGTATCCAAGGTAGGCGACAGGATGAAGATAATGGGCAAGGTGGACCCCTCGTCGGTTATGTTCGCCGGAACCAGGGAAGAGGTTCGAAAGGCCTGCCTGTCCGACATCCGAGACGCCTATCGATCGCCCAAGGGATTCGCCCTCATGTCCGGATGCGGCCTTCCGGTGGAGACGCCGATAAGGAACATAGACGCCATGATGGATGCAACCAGGGAGCTCGGGTGGCCCATAACCGAGGAAAAACTGGAGAAGGCTCTGGCGATCGACAGATATGACGACTGA